From Microcystis aeruginosa NIES-2549, a single genomic window includes:
- a CDS encoding DUF565 domain-containing protein, which produces MTMQRTRLSTLANVTSSRFNSFFGNPWRRISLQIICVLFGVFSGQAIVTTAGQTAQWDVTAAGLLLLFTEATSRIVYRKSSQAKPAPILRESLNLLKIGITYSLFLEAFKIGS; this is translated from the coding sequence ATGACCATGCAACGCACCCGTTTAAGTACGCTGGCTAATGTCACCAGCAGTCGATTTAATAGCTTTTTTGGTAATCCTTGGCGGCGGATTTCCCTCCAGATAATTTGTGTTTTATTTGGAGTTTTTTCTGGTCAAGCAATTGTCACTACTGCTGGTCAAACTGCTCAATGGGATGTCACCGCTGCCGGTTTATTGCTGCTGTTTACGGAGGCGACTAGCCGGATTGTTTATCGAAAAAGTTCCCAGGCTAAACCAGCACCGATTCTGCGAGAATCTCTCAATTTACTAAAAATTGGTATCACCTATAGTTTATTTCTAGAAGCCTTTAAAATTGGCTCTTAA